Proteins co-encoded in one Arachis hypogaea cultivar Tifrunner chromosome 11, arahy.Tifrunner.gnm2.J5K5, whole genome shotgun sequence genomic window:
- the LOC112722151 gene encoding uncharacterized protein: protein MTRQGAYKESDDMLIDEPKLPQQGQIAALPNEFNPSYLKIYYSKLFPHADLYRWMSYGNDGKHPACDSSYLGRREFSYTLDNDIFVCYNTFNSATELENSIKDKCPLKIDIGPIYNLNVRYESLNAYAGDNVLTPVERELIFDIDMSDYDDVRYCCSGADVCLNCWPLMTVAVKVVDTSLRDDFGFRHILWVYSGRRGVHCWVCDRKARRLTNEQRAAVADYFRVYKGNENNYKKVSLMGQVLHPFLARSYTEVLKEYFETKLLTSQNLLSSEERYEKILEMIPDQSIASELRGKWQESRRSFSAKEDINIVRWEQLKQLLQKHKAQVVRRCVEEIVFTYTYPRLDMEVSKHMNHLLKAPFCVHPKTGCVCVPINPNNCEEFDPTTVPTLIQLLEELNREGLRSDVEGEWNKTSLANAIKLFRSSFLQPLLKICKEEMESSYNAKLQQSKNLLSW, encoded by the exons ATGACTCGCCAAGGAGCTTATAAAGAAAGCGATGACATGCTCATTGATGAACCAAAACTGCCTCAGCAAGGCCAAATCGCGGCCCTTCCTAATGAGTTCAACCCCAGTTATCTAAAAATATATTACA GTAAGCTGTTTCCTCATGCTGATTTATATAGATGGATGTCATACGGCAACG ATGGGAAGCATCCTGCTTGTGATTCATCTTACTTGGGACGAAGGGAATTCTCGTACACTCTAGATAACGATATATTTGTGTGCTACAATACCTTCAATAGTGCCACCGAACTTGAAAACTCCATCAAAGACAAGTGCCCGTTAAAGATAGATATTGGACCCATCTACAACCTCAACGTAAGATATGAAAGCTT GAATGCTTATGCTGGAGATAATGTTCTCACTCCGGTTGAGAGGGAGCTGATTTTTGATATA GATATGTCAGATTATGATGATGTTAGATACTGCTGCTCAGGTGCTGATGTTTGTCTCAATTGCTGGCCATTAATGACTGTAGCTGTCAAAGTAGTAGATACTTCCTTAAGAG ATGACTTTGGGTTTAGACATATTCTCTGGGTATATAGTGGTCGACGTGGTGTACATTGTTGGGTCTGTGATAGAAAGGCAAGACG GTTGACTAATGAGCAGAGAGCAGCAGTTGCGGACTATTTTCGTGTCTACAAG GGAAATGAAAATAACTATAAGAAGGTTTCCTTGATGGGTCAAGTTCTGCATCCCTTTCTGGC GAGATCATATACTGAAGTTCTGAAGGAATATTTTGAGACAAAACTGCTTACAAGTCAAAATTTACTTTCTAGCGAGGAGAGATATGAAAAGATCCTAGAGATGATTCCTGATCAAT CTATTGCTTCTGAACTTCGAGGAAAGTGGCAAGAAAGTAGGCGGTCTTTTAGTGCAAAAGAAGACATTAATATTGTTCGATGGGAGCAGCTTAAACAGTTGCTGCAAAAACATAAG GCACAAGTGGTGCGTAGGTGTGTTGAAGAGATTGTGTTCACCTATACATATCCTAGGCTTGATATGGAG GTTTCTAAACATATGAACCATTTGCTCAAAGCACCCTTCTGTGTGCACCCAAAAACAG GCTGTGTTTGTGTCCCCATCAACCCAAATAATTGTGAAGAATTTGATCCCACGACGGTGCCAACCCTTATCCAG ctTTTGGAAGAGCTGAATAGGGAGGGCTTGAGGTCTGATGTTGAAGGAG AATGGAATAAAACTTCACTTGCAAATGCCATCAAACTCTTTAGGTCATCCTTCCTCCAGCCATTACTGAAAATTTGCAAG GAGGAAATGGAAAGCTCCTATAATGCGAAACTACAGCAGTCGAAAAATCTCCTTAGTTGGTAG